Proteins encoded in a region of the Columba livia isolate bColLiv1 breed racing homer unplaced genomic scaffold, bColLiv1.pat.W.v2 Scaffold_156, whole genome shotgun sequence genome:
- the LOC135577884 gene encoding olfactory receptor 14A16-like, with product LHYGTLLGSRACVHMAAAAWATGFLNALLHTANTFSLPLCKGNALGQFFCEIPQILKLSCSHSYLRERGLIVVSVCLAFGCFVFIVVSYVQIFRAVLRIPSEQGRHKAFSTCLPHLAVVSLFLSTGIFANLKPSSISSPSLDLVVSVLYSLVPPAEF from the exons ctgcactacgggaccctcctgggcagcagagcttgtgtccacatggcagcagctgcctgggccactgggtttctcaatgctctgctgcacacggccaatacattttcactgcccctgtgcaagggcaatgccctgggccagttcttctgtgaaatcccccagatcctcaagctctcctgctcacactcctacctcagggaacgtGGGCTTATTGTGGTCAGCGTCTGTTtagcatttggctgttttgtgttcatcgtggtgtcctatgtgcagatcttcagggccgtgctgaggatcccctctgagcagggacggcacaaagccttttccacctgcctccctcacctggccgtggtctccctgttcctcagcactggcaTATTTGCCAACCTGAAACCCTCATCCATttcctctccatccctggacctggtggtgtctgttctgtactctttggtgcctccagca gagttttaa
- the LOC135577885 gene encoding olfactory receptor 14J1-like encodes LHYGTLLGSRACVHMAAAAWATGFLNALLHTANTFSLPLCKGNALGQFFCEIPQILKLSCSLSYLRELGLVVVSVCLGFVCFVFIVVSYVQILRAVLRIPSEQGRHKAFSTCLPHLAVVSLFLSTAMFAYLKPPSISSPSLDLVVSVLYSVVPPGHRHGVPWCPSSQISDLWAGELEAGWEVGWTIKPNVISGTKPSVQPVTSSIPQ; translated from the exons ctgcactacgggaccctcctgggcagcagagcttgtgtccacatggcagcagctgcctgggccactgggtttctcaatgctctgctgcacacggccaatacattttcactgcccctgtgcaagggcaatgccctgggccagttcttctgtgaaatcccccagatcctcaagctctcctgctcactctcctacctcagggaacttgggcttgttgtggtcagtgtctgtttaggatttgtgtgttttgtgttcattgtggtgtcctatgtgcagatcttgagggccgtgctgaggatcccctctgagcagggacggcacaaagccttttccacctgcctccctcacctggccgtggtctctctgttcctcagcactgccatgtttgcctacctgaagcccccctccatttcttccccatccctggacctggtggtgtctgttctgtactcagtggtgcctcca ggtcacagacatggtgttccttggtgtcctagtagccagatcagtgatctctgggctggagaattggaagctgggtgggaagttggctggacAATCAAGCCAAATGTCATCAGCGGTACAAAGCCCTCCGTGCAGCCAGTTACTagtagcatccctcagtga